The Phyllopteryx taeniolatus isolate TA_2022b chromosome 14, UOR_Ptae_1.2, whole genome shotgun sequence genome has a window encoding:
- the lrrc24 gene encoding leucine-rich repeat-containing protein 24 isoform X1, with product MVILGLSTRVLIILALVSQPSLGCPSGCRCYSLTVECGSFGIREIPQGVPSFTETLFLQDNAIMHIRLQDLTRLGSLHYLYLQNNSISALEPGAFLNQRQLLELALNGNLIHLVTPEMFRGLEHLRILYLAGNQITRVQDNTFRGLQRLQELHLQENSIELLADKALSGLSSLALLDLSQNHLHTLGASSLKPLVSLQVLRVTENPWRCDCALGWLRTWISEDGQRLLSTAEQRRLMCSEPPRLSHLSLGEVAPNSLVCIPPVVQLERSHLTVRLGESLRVSCQASGYPQPQVTWKKSSNGKAQLSPRGLVQELGPNGELFRPGVGGVVTALPSSGGKKIGGINGVVRGIEEGGERDSFDPDMGSGMLFLSNVTVAHAGRYECEAWNPGGVARVIFHLAVNMSSSYSSQFWPQLNTHSSVSSSSNSYNQPKVVDVSQEPLYEQDSMDFSALGPATQTAIAVGISLLALTAILLLIMIYTRHQQYHKEEVGSYCTSKEESIIYVNDYSDGPTTFAQLEEYSDDHGHEMYVLNRAKPVGSASMRCPMMGGYIQQKSMKEALLDHQVIQTLSRSGGMEVRRNPGDGGEGPLTTDPEEVFLSQSLLFGSQLAYEIHC from the exons ATGGTCATCTTGGGGCTGTCCACACGCGTCCTGATTATCCTGGCTTTAGTTTCCCAACCTTCACTGGGATGTCCCTCAGGTTGCCGCTGCTACAGTCTCACAGTGGAATGTGGCTCTTTTGGAATCAGAGAAATCCCACAGGGTGTCCCCTCCTTCACTGAG ACGTTGTTTCTCCAGGACAACGCTATTATGCATATTCGTCTTCAGGATCTGACTCGGCTGGGCAGCCTTCATTACCTGTACCTCCAAAATAACAGTATTTCAGCTCTTGAGCCAGGGGCATTTCTCAACCAGCGGCAGCTACTTGAGCTCGCCCTTAATGGAAACCTCATCCATCTCGTCACCCCAGAGATGTTCCGGGGTTTGGAGCATCTTCGGATCCTCTACCTTGCAGGAAACCAGATCACTCGAGTCCAGGACAACACCTTCAGGGGGTTGCAA CGGCTCCAGGAACTCCACTTGCAGGAAAACAGCATAGAACTACTGGCAGACAAAGCTCTGTCTGGATTGTCATCTCTGGCTCTACTGGATCTCAGCCAAAATCACCTCCACACCTTGGGAGCCTCCTCACTCAAACCCCTTGTCAGCCTGCAGGTGCTCCGAGTCACAG AAAACCCCTGGCGCTGCGATTGCGCTCTTGGCTGGCTAAGGACGTGGATCAGCGAGGACGGACAGCGGCTGTTAAGCACTGCTGAGCAGCGTCGGTTAATGTGCTCGGAGCCACCTCGCCTTTCCCACCTCAGCCTGGGGGAGGTGGCTCCTAATAGCCTGGTCTGCATCCCCCCTGTTGTACAACTTGAACGTAGTCATCTAACTGTAAGACTCGGGGAGAGCCTCAGAGTCTCATGTCAAGCCTCAGGATATCCTCAGCCGCAGGTGACTTGGAAGAAATCTTCCAATGGCAAGGCCCAGTTGTCCCCACGTGGCTTGGTTCAAGAGCTAGGGCCCAATGGTGAACTGTTTCGCCCAGGTGTTGGAGGAGTTGTGACGGCTCTGCCCagcagtggggggaaaaagattGGAGGAATCAATGGCGTTGTGCGTGGGATCGAGGAGGGCGGTGAGAGGGACAGCTTCGATCCAGACATGGGCAGCGGCATGCTCTTCCTCAGCAATGTGACTGTAGCACATGCTGGTCGCTATGAGTGTGAGGCATGGAACCCCGGTGGTGTGGCAAGGGTTATATTTCACTTAGCTGTCAATATGTCCTCCTCATATTCATCACAATTCTGGCCTCAATTAAACACACACTCATCTGTTTCGTCTTCATCTAATTCCTACAACCAACCAAAGGTTGTGGATGTTAGCCAGGAGCCACTGTATGAGCAAGACAGCATGGACTTTAGTGCTCTTGGCCCAGCCACGCAGACCGCCATCGCTGTTGGCATCTCCTTACTAGCACTTACTGCTATTCTTCTCTTGATTATGATCTACACCCGTCATCAGCAATATCATAAAGAAGAAGTGGGATCCTACTGTACCAGCAAAGAAGAGAGCATCATCTATGTAAATGATTACTCTGACGGACCCACCACTTTTGCACAGCTGGAGGAATACAGCGATGACCACGGCCATGAGATGTATGTGCTTAACCGAGCAAAGCCAGTTGGGTCCGCCTCGATGAGGTGTCCCATGATGGGAGGGTATATCCAACAAAAGAGCATGAAAGAAGCTCTCCTGGATCATCAAGTGATTCAGACCCTGTCCAGATCAGGAGGAATGGAGGTTAGGAGGAATCCAGGAGATGGTGGCGAGGGGCCACTAACCACAGACCCAGAGGAGGTCTTTCTCAGTCAGAGTCTTCTTTTTGGATCACAGCTCGCTTATGAAATCCACTGCTAA
- the lrrc24 gene encoding leucine-rich repeat-containing protein 24 isoform X2, which yields MHIRLQDLTRLGSLHYLYLQNNSISALEPGAFLNQRQLLELALNGNLIHLVTPEMFRGLEHLRILYLAGNQITRVQDNTFRGLQRLQELHLQENSIELLADKALSGLSSLALLDLSQNHLHTLGASSLKPLVSLQVLRVTENPWRCDCALGWLRTWISEDGQRLLSTAEQRRLMCSEPPRLSHLSLGEVAPNSLVCIPPVVQLERSHLTVRLGESLRVSCQASGYPQPQVTWKKSSNGKAQLSPRGLVQELGPNGELFRPGVGGVVTALPSSGGKKIGGINGVVRGIEEGGERDSFDPDMGSGMLFLSNVTVAHAGRYECEAWNPGGVARVIFHLAVNMSSSYSSQFWPQLNTHSSVSSSSNSYNQPKVVDVSQEPLYEQDSMDFSALGPATQTAIAVGISLLALTAILLLIMIYTRHQQYHKEEVGSYCTSKEESIIYVNDYSDGPTTFAQLEEYSDDHGHEMYVLNRAKPVGSASMRCPMMGGYIQQKSMKEALLDHQVIQTLSRSGGMEVRRNPGDGGEGPLTTDPEEVFLSQSLLFGSQLAYEIHC from the exons ATGCATATTCGTCTTCAGGATCTGACTCGGCTGGGCAGCCTTCATTACCTGTACCTCCAAAATAACAGTATTTCAGCTCTTGAGCCAGGGGCATTTCTCAACCAGCGGCAGCTACTTGAGCTCGCCCTTAATGGAAACCTCATCCATCTCGTCACCCCAGAGATGTTCCGGGGTTTGGAGCATCTTCGGATCCTCTACCTTGCAGGAAACCAGATCACTCGAGTCCAGGACAACACCTTCAGGGGGTTGCAA CGGCTCCAGGAACTCCACTTGCAGGAAAACAGCATAGAACTACTGGCAGACAAAGCTCTGTCTGGATTGTCATCTCTGGCTCTACTGGATCTCAGCCAAAATCACCTCCACACCTTGGGAGCCTCCTCACTCAAACCCCTTGTCAGCCTGCAGGTGCTCCGAGTCACAG AAAACCCCTGGCGCTGCGATTGCGCTCTTGGCTGGCTAAGGACGTGGATCAGCGAGGACGGACAGCGGCTGTTAAGCACTGCTGAGCAGCGTCGGTTAATGTGCTCGGAGCCACCTCGCCTTTCCCACCTCAGCCTGGGGGAGGTGGCTCCTAATAGCCTGGTCTGCATCCCCCCTGTTGTACAACTTGAACGTAGTCATCTAACTGTAAGACTCGGGGAGAGCCTCAGAGTCTCATGTCAAGCCTCAGGATATCCTCAGCCGCAGGTGACTTGGAAGAAATCTTCCAATGGCAAGGCCCAGTTGTCCCCACGTGGCTTGGTTCAAGAGCTAGGGCCCAATGGTGAACTGTTTCGCCCAGGTGTTGGAGGAGTTGTGACGGCTCTGCCCagcagtggggggaaaaagattGGAGGAATCAATGGCGTTGTGCGTGGGATCGAGGAGGGCGGTGAGAGGGACAGCTTCGATCCAGACATGGGCAGCGGCATGCTCTTCCTCAGCAATGTGACTGTAGCACATGCTGGTCGCTATGAGTGTGAGGCATGGAACCCCGGTGGTGTGGCAAGGGTTATATTTCACTTAGCTGTCAATATGTCCTCCTCATATTCATCACAATTCTGGCCTCAATTAAACACACACTCATCTGTTTCGTCTTCATCTAATTCCTACAACCAACCAAAGGTTGTGGATGTTAGCCAGGAGCCACTGTATGAGCAAGACAGCATGGACTTTAGTGCTCTTGGCCCAGCCACGCAGACCGCCATCGCTGTTGGCATCTCCTTACTAGCACTTACTGCTATTCTTCTCTTGATTATGATCTACACCCGTCATCAGCAATATCATAAAGAAGAAGTGGGATCCTACTGTACCAGCAAAGAAGAGAGCATCATCTATGTAAATGATTACTCTGACGGACCCACCACTTTTGCACAGCTGGAGGAATACAGCGATGACCACGGCCATGAGATGTATGTGCTTAACCGAGCAAAGCCAGTTGGGTCCGCCTCGATGAGGTGTCCCATGATGGGAGGGTATATCCAACAAAAGAGCATGAAAGAAGCTCTCCTGGATCATCAAGTGATTCAGACCCTGTCCAGATCAGGAGGAATGGAGGTTAGGAGGAATCCAGGAGATGGTGGCGAGGGGCCACTAACCACAGACCCAGAGGAGGTCTTTCTCAGTCAGAGTCTTCTTTTTGGATCACAGCTCGCTTATGAAATCCACTGCTAA